One window of Dysgonomonas mossii genomic DNA carries:
- a CDS encoding tetratricopeptide repeat protein: MRNRLSFPSLFLFFVLTFFQTLSAQMQKVDSLENVLRRYSSNNREKVDIMNEIGYIIYSKDTPKAMKYASESALISDRLNYTKGKAVSLWVTGLAYIKSDKQSSLNYFRQSLVMAEVIKEQTVICNCLIAIGNVYKELGDIPKSDESYERALKIANEINDKSLLLKCLVNAARSHSTKGEYIKAIEILERAILLAEELKDYPVLSKALNNLAWIYGTQSNYAVALECHLKALKINEQLRDKSAMVANFVNIAGIQSDQREYKDALNYLQKALKISEDIKDNFKISSCLANIGHIYMNMNDPRALEYYEKSLKIGGNSKLSLTINILVNMGTIYTREKEFTKALDHFNEAFHLAEKIDLKRAKAEIWVKMGLIYIQEKRYAEALDYSQKGLKIANELKLLNLQKEIYGQLSEIYAATNNYQAAYQNHVLYKLYNDSIFNENNIKKLADLESAYKYDKAKQVYEIEAQNKGLKIKSQRAVILFLIVAFVLLLLLVIMTTRSYRLKKQLLRLELEEINAELEKNQKEMTSATLKLVQTAERDVRSIKMLENIEKNTPPEVRDDIKSLIFDYRSQTYNSNWEEFEILFQKVHPSFYKNLNDHFPMLTQNERKLCVFLKLNMTNKQIAQITFQSEEALKKARQRLRKKLEIERDTNLVSFIQNI, translated from the coding sequence ATGAGAAACAGATTGAGTTTTCCCTCTCTATTTCTATTCTTTGTATTAACCTTTTTTCAAACTCTTTCTGCTCAAATGCAAAAGGTGGATAGCCTTGAGAATGTACTGAGACGGTACTCTTCAAATAATCGGGAGAAAGTAGACATAATGAATGAAATAGGTTACATTATATATTCGAAAGATACCCCAAAAGCAATGAAATATGCCTCTGAATCAGCCCTGATATCAGATCGTTTGAATTACACTAAGGGGAAGGCCGTCAGCCTGTGGGTAACCGGATTAGCTTATATTAAAAGCGACAAACAATCCTCTCTCAATTATTTTCGACAAAGCCTTGTGATGGCAGAAGTCATCAAAGAACAAACGGTAATATGCAATTGTCTGATTGCAATAGGAAACGTATACAAGGAACTTGGTGACATCCCCAAAAGTGATGAATCATACGAACGTGCTCTTAAAATAGCGAATGAAATAAATGATAAGAGCCTTTTACTGAAATGCCTCGTTAATGCAGCACGAAGCCATAGTACAAAAGGAGAATATATAAAAGCTATCGAAATACTCGAAAGAGCCATTCTCTTGGCAGAAGAACTAAAGGATTATCCCGTTCTGTCAAAAGCATTAAACAATTTAGCGTGGATCTATGGCACTCAAAGTAACTATGCGGTAGCACTCGAATGTCATTTGAAGGCTCTGAAGATTAACGAGCAGCTCCGTGATAAATCAGCAATGGTGGCCAATTTTGTTAATATTGCCGGAATCCAATCCGACCAAAGAGAATATAAAGACGCCCTCAATTATCTTCAAAAAGCATTAAAGATTTCCGAAGACATAAAAGATAATTTTAAGATATCCTCATGTTTGGCTAACATAGGTCATATATATATGAACATGAATGATCCTCGCGCGTTGGAATACTATGAAAAATCTTTAAAAATTGGAGGTAATAGTAAGCTAAGCTTGACTATTAACATTTTAGTCAACATGGGTACTATATATACCCGTGAGAAAGAATTTACTAAAGCACTTGATCATTTCAATGAAGCATTTCATCTTGCCGAAAAAATAGATTTAAAGCGAGCAAAAGCTGAGATATGGGTAAAAATGGGATTGATCTATATTCAAGAAAAACGTTATGCCGAAGCATTAGACTATTCCCAAAAAGGGCTGAAGATAGCCAATGAGTTGAAATTACTGAATCTTCAAAAAGAGATTTATGGACAGCTATCGGAGATTTATGCCGCAACAAATAATTATCAGGCAGCATATCAGAATCATGTGCTATATAAATTATACAACGACAGTATATTCAACGAAAATAATATAAAGAAACTTGCAGACTTAGAGAGTGCTTATAAATACGATAAGGCAAAACAAGTCTACGAAATAGAAGCACAGAATAAAGGGTTAAAAATAAAAAGCCAACGGGCTGTCATTCTCTTCTTGATTGTAGCCTTCGTTCTTTTATTGTTACTCGTTATAATGACTACCCGTTCGTATAGGCTGAAAAAGCAGCTTCTTCGGTTAGAGTTGGAAGAGATCAATGCTGAACTGGAGAAAAATCAGAAGGAAATGACCTCAGCAACCCTTAAACTTGTACAAACTGCCGAGCGTGACGTGCGCAGCATAAAGATGCTAGAGAATATTGAGAAGAACACGCCCCCTGAAGTAAGAGACGATATAAAATCTTTGATTTTCGATTATAGGTCACAGACATATAACTCCAACTGGGAAGAGTTTGAGATTTTATTTCAAAAGGTGCATCCTTCATTTTATAAAAATCTTAATGACCATTTTCCAATGCTGACTCAGAACGAACGTAAGCTATGCGTATTTCTGAAATTGAATATGACGAACAAACAAATAGCACAAATAACATTCCAATCGGAGGAAGCACTCAAAAAAGCACGGCAGCGTTTACGAAAGAAACTCGAGATTGAACGAGATACGAACCTAGTATCATTTATTCAAAATATATAG